TTTTTATACACATGTTTTTCGTCAACAGAACCAAAACCCATATCTCCAAATTATGATTGATTTTTAAGAGATAGTATCAGGAACAGGTTTGCCTCTTACTTGAACATCATATCAtcatattttgagatatttgaagagATGGATGTTACTGTAAAGGGATCCAGCATGATACGCCCTTCTCAAGATACTCCTAAAGAAAGGCAATGGATTTCAAATCTGGACATGGTGATAACAACATACCATGTACCTTTGCTTTTTTTCTACAAACCAAATGGTTCCTCTGATTTCTTTAAGCCTCAAGTGCTTAAGGAGGCTTTAAGCAAGACTCTTGTGCCATTCTATCCTATGGCTGGGAGGTTGGGACTTGATGAAAATGGTAGGCTCGAGATATTATGCAACACAGAGGGTGTTCTGTGGGTAGAACTGAAACTACATCGGCCATGGATGATCTTGAAGGTTTTACTCCCAGCTCAAAACTGCGGAAACTGGTTCCCACGGTTGATTACTCTGCAGATATCAGTTCTTATCCGCTTGTTATGGCCCAGGTAAGTGAATGAGTGAATGAAAAACTATTATCGTATTATAGATGACAACTATTAGTTGTAGTAGGAGATCAAGGATAAGCTCAGAAAAAACTCAAACAGCCTGATGATAATTAATAAAGTTAAAGCACAAGAAAAACTATCGGCTAAGAAGTTAATATATTTTGCTTCAAAAAGGTTATTTGTGTGTGTATTATGCTATATAGGCAATTGGAAACTGGAAAGCTTAAAAGCTTTATTGTTGTGTGTATACATATGGCGCTGTGCAACTAAAGCTCGGGGCCTCTCATATGATCAACCAACCAAGTTATACATGCCAACTAATGGACGCCTCAGACTACATCCTCCCCTCCCATCAAGGTACGTGGGCAATGCAATGTTCACGGCTTCATTAATTGCTCTATCTGGAAATCTCCAATCAGAATCGTTTGTAAATACCCTAGAGCGAGTTCATGGAACATTGAGAAGGATGGACAATGAGTATCTAAGATCAGCTCTTGACTACCTAGAAACACTGCCAGATATAACAGCTGCCAGGAGAGCACCAGACACTTTCCAGTGCCCAAACCTAAATATCATCAATTGGATACGACTGTCTATACACGATGCAGATTTTGGATGGGGTCGACCAATATACATGGGTCCAGCAAACATTGTCCATGAAGGAAAAATATACCTACTACCAAGTCCAACCGATGATGGGAGCTTGTCACTGGTAGCATGCCTACAAACTGCTCATATAAAACTCTTCGAGAAACATCTATACGAAGGCTTGATGTCATTTGACAAAATAAAAGCTCGATATTAGTTGTTTGTTCTCTCTATCAATAtttgttgtttctttttctttaactAAAACTTTTTGTTTGAATCCTGTTTATTTGAAATTTACCACCTAAGCTGGCCTGGCGGATGTTGATGGAAGCCGATAAATTATGGGGTTAGGACTTTGTTGGGGAAGTGATGTTCCACAGGCACATGTCTATGAGTGTTCACCACATTCATCGTATACGATGGAAAATTCTTCTGTGTTTTCTCTTGTGGGAAAGATGGCTGTAtagaaactctatgatatttgaTGAAGGAAGGAGGGAATTCAATATGGCCACAACAGTTTTATCTAGGAATATTTTCCTACCAAACTTTCTAGGTGTGACATGAAAAGTTGGAAACCAACCCCTAGAAGGGTGGTATAATTAAATATGGACGGGTCTTTTATTGGTAATCCAGGTAGGGGAGTAGCAGTAGTTATAATACGATATGATTAGGGGGCCTGGGTATTCATAATCGTCCACCGGTCTGTATTGAGCCTGTTTTGAAGGCTGTGATGCTCATGCCTGTGGGATCATTTTGTACCGTACCTTTGTTTAATTATGTTATGTTCCGCTTtctgactttttttttaaaaaaaaagaaagaaagaaagaattttacCACCTGGATTCCCCATCTCTAATTTGAAGCACTGCGTATCATCCTAACCTAGCTAGATATATTTCATATACTAAACAATTTAACTTTAACCTTCTGTGGATAATGCATTGACAAACTCAAGCCTTGAGAAGAAAAACAACTTCTAACAAATGAACCCAGAAAACAGTGACAATTCCAAACAGGCTCATTTGCTATGTTCTTTTTACTGTTTCAGACGTAAACAATGGAGGAAGGAGAAATTAGTAATAGGAAAACAAGTGCTATATTAACACAAATTGAGCAAAAAGAAAACCAATCCATCATACAAGCAGACATAAATATATGATTGATAACATCTTAACACGCAAATAGTAAAGCCAAGGAACATAAATCAGGTTCCTGTTTTTTTTCCTTCTCCTAGATTCGAAAAACATCAGTTTGAAACCTCTCATCATACAACCTCCAATGCCCATATCTCTCAGTGTGAAAAACTGACCTGGGTATATAGAAATTTGGCTTCTTCACTTCCTTCAAATCCTTCAGATTTGATGTCGCGTTCAGAATGTCCCGACTGGTTAAGTTAGCACATCCAGACAGATCAAGATGCTCCAGTTGCGAACACCCTTCACAAATGGAACCTAATCCTTTAGCTGACAATTTCGAGAATCTGATTTCAAGATGTTCCAATTGAGGCATAAATTTCGCAATAACAGCAGCCTCTGTATCTCCATCTTGCGGACAAGCATTTAGATACTCATCTGGAACAATTCCCACGTGTTGCGATGGGTCCAACCAATTCATCAAATTCCGTTTTAGGATCTTCAAATTGGGACAATTCCGACCAATTAACGATAAAGATTCGTGTGAGATTTCGTAGCAGTAACTGATGTCGAGCTGTTTAAGGTTCCGACAATGATACGCTATTTGAGCCATCGACGCATCGGTCACGCGAGGAGAGCTTTTTATGGAAAGAACTTGGAGATTTGGACACcttgaaaacaaaattgaaaatcaGTTATGGAAATTTGaggaaaaaaatgtaaaactGGGATACGGCGTCGCAGATGAAATACCTTTGAGCGGCGAAATTGAGAGAGAGATCGGAGCAGTGACGGGTAAGGATCTGGGTTAGGTTACCGTTGCTCCAGGTGATGACCGATCGGAGCATGGAGTCGATTCGTCTTTCGAATTCGGGGGTCCACCAGCGGGTTGACTCGGAGGAGGAATCGAAGCGAGTTTCGAGATCGAAGACGGAGTTGAGAGAGGGATCCTTGCAGGCGTTGAGCCATGGTTTGCAGACAAACATAGGACCGGTCCATCGCTGCTCGAAAGTGAATCGGGAAAGGATGTTGAGGAGGCACTCGTGGGTTAACTCGGCCCAATCGGAGATGAGTACAGACTCAGCATCAGTTTCCCCGGTTCCTTCTTTGCACTCCATGTTAGAAAACGATCCTTTTGGGAAGCAGCAACTATTGTTTCCCTCTGCTGTAAAAACTATAATTCGCGAACTTGTGGATAACGAATcggataaaatagtaatttatggGAAAAGCGTTAGATCgcttttgctttattttttctaatataaattattttgattttctttccaATAATCCAAACTCTAAAAATTTATTAGTTCTTTTTCCATATAAAGGAAATTTTAATACTTTCATTCCCGTCCCATAAACATTTATCTTTTAATAACCTCAACAATTATgtattttgtttaaattattaagcttttcaaaattaaacattttaataatttttttattacttgtCATTAGATGAGTGACGAAAAACTGATGTAGATCAATAAAGTGTCCAGGTCAATTTTCCATCAcagtgaataaaatatttaattttgaaaagttaaaccactaaatcaaaaatattaatagtcaagtgaccaaaataaaactaAAGACATTTGAGGTGCAAATTGTTAACTCAGAGATTGAGAAATTGACGCATATCTTTAAGTTATACTTAAAAGGCTTAAACAATAAAATGATACCTAAACTGTACGGGTTTCCTCAATTGCTATCTAAACTTTTTTGGTCTGAATTGATACCTAAACTATTAAATCGTCACTTATTTTAATCCAACTGTTAGTCCCGTTAAAAAAAATAGTCAATCACAACTTgtagacttttatttattttacagcaatttttaatataatagtgttaattttatcatgttttcttatattttctTCCCATCAAATAatttttaccaattttttttacattttcttatcaaccgaacacaaaaaaaaaattgattgtttCCTTGTACAAAGCTTCCACCATTTTATTAtaggtttaatgataaatttggccaCTAAGGTTCACATGTTTTACTGAAATGGtcttaattgtattttttagtCTTTTTTGACTATccacttttgatttttttttcaaactacattttctaatagatttaatgaataaattcactagatttaatgaataaattcaatatttcaatctCTCTTTTCTTTAAAAAGATTTCAATCTTTCACATGTTTGTTTATTGAGAAATTTTTCTATtgggttaaatttttttagataattatatttattttctttaaattaagagttatttttttaatttaatgtattatttatttatttttcacatgtaatt
The sequence above is drawn from the Gossypium hirsutum isolate 1008001.06 chromosome A05, Gossypium_hirsutum_v2.1, whole genome shotgun sequence genome and encodes:
- the LOC107958937 gene encoding F-box protein SKIP1; protein product: MECKEGTGETDAESVLISDWAELTHECLLNILSRFTFEQRWTGPMFVCKPWLNACKDPSLNSVFDLETRFDSSSESTRWWTPEFERRIDSMLRSVITWSNGNLTQILTRHCSDLSLNFAAQRCPNLQVLSIKSSPRVTDASMAQIAYHCRNLKQLDISYCYEISHESLSLIGRNCPNLKILKRNLMNWLDPSQHVGIVPDEYLNACPQDGDTEAAVIAKFMPQLEHLEIRFSKLSAKGLGSICEGCSQLEHLDLSGCANLTSRDILNATSNLKDLKEVKKPNFYIPRSVFHTERYGHWRLYDERFQTDVFRI